CATAAAGTTGTAAAAAAGTGGTTTTATTCCACAGTAAAAGACTTGAATTTATAATTTTTCATCTACCAGTTTCTCTTTTACCGCATTCAAAAAGTCTTCTATCCCTTTCTCTTTTAACGCGGAAATTAGTATTGCTTCTTCTATCGGGGAACGAAACTTCTTCTTGCCTTCTAATAAATCTGTTTTATTGAGTAAAACGATTGACGGCTTTTTTAGAAGATCGGGATTATACTCTTTTAATTCATTTTGTAAATTCATATACTGGTTTAATATATCCTGATTTGCGTCAATTATAAAAACAATCATACCCGTTCTATCTATGTGTCGTAAAAAGTCCAATCCTAATCCTTTCCCGTTATGCGCTCCTTCTATTATTCCCGGTATATCGGCAAAGGTTACTTTTCTATCATTTATCTTTCTTACGCCTACATTTGGAATTAAAGTTGTAAACGGGTAATCTGCAATTTTGGGATGTGCATTTGATATTTTAGATAGTAAGGTGGATTTCCCGGCATTCGGGTACCCGACAAAACCAACGTCTGCGATTAGTTTTAGTTCAAGAAACAGCGCAAAAGCTTCTCCTTCTTTTCCTAATGTTGCCTTACGAGGAGTTCTATTTGTGGAGCTTTTGAATGTTGTATTTCCTTTACCGCCTTTTCCTCCCTTAGCAATTATAAATCTGTCTCCCTGATGAAGAAGGTCTACTATTAAGTTCTTTTTATCATCAAAAACAACTGTCCCTGGGGATACTTTTATTATTTTATCTTCACCTGCTTTACCATAACAATTGTTCCCCTTTCCGTGTCCACCGGACATTGCTTTTATGTGAGGAGTATAAAAAAGATCGGATAAACTGTGCTGTGCTTCGTTAACTTCCAAAATTACGTCCCCGCCTCTACCACCATCTCCACCATCCGGTCCGCCTTTAGGGACATATTTCTCTCTACGAAAACTTACACAACCGTTTCCGCCGTTTCCGGCTTTTACCGTGATTCTTACATGGTCAATAAACATAGATATCCTTTTATATGGGAACAATAAATCCAGTCAATTAACAACTATTGACTTTAAGTAATATTCGCTTTCAAAAACTACTTTTTACTAAATATCCTAAGCTTATGCTGTGAATTTATTTACTTCCTCAGCAATAAAGCGTACCTGCTCTTCCGTTAATTCAGGAAACATTGGTATAGATAACGCATTATCGCAAAATTCTTCGGATATAGGGAAACTACCTTTTTTATGCCCTAATCTGTTATAAGCAGGTTGTAAATG
Above is a window of bacterium DNA encoding:
- the obgE gene encoding GTPase ObgE, encoding MFIDHVRITVKAGNGGNGCVSFRREKYVPKGGPDGGDGGRGGDVILEVNEAQHSLSDLFYTPHIKAMSGGHGKGNNCYGKAGEDKIIKVSPGTVVFDDKKNLIVDLLHQGDRFIIAKGGKGGKGNTTFKSSTNRTPRKATLGKEGEAFALFLELKLIADVGFVGYPNAGKSTLLSKISNAHPKIADYPFTTLIPNVGVRKINDRKVTFADIPGIIEGAHNGKGLGLDFLRHIDRTGMIVFIIDANQDILNQYMNLQNELKEYNPDLLKKPSIVLLNKTDLLEGKKKFRSPIEEAILISALKEKGIEDFLNAVKEKLVDEKL